Proteins from a genomic interval of Desulfofustis limnaeus:
- a CDS encoding ACT domain-containing protein: MYLNAPETEPAATATVTVLELLVKNHPGVMTHVCSLFSRRAYNLEGIAVLPVGDGIMSRIWLKVVEETRLDQIVKQVEKLHDVKSVVRHGHSHPVFTGMAEHFQP, translated from the coding sequence ATGTATCTGAATGCGCCTGAAACGGAGCCGGCGGCAACGGCAACGGTAACCGTCCTGGAACTACTGGTGAAGAATCATCCGGGGGTGATGACTCATGTCTGCAGCCTGTTTTCGCGACGGGCCTACAACCTTGAGGGCATCGCCGTCCTGCCGGTGGGTGATGGCATCATGAGCCGAATCTGGCTCAAGGTCGTGGAGGAGACGCGCCTGGACCAGATCGTCAAACAGGTGGAGAAGCTGCACGACGTCAAGAGCGTGGTCCGGCATGGGCACAGCCACCCCGTTTTCACCGGCATGGCTGAGCACTTTCAACCCTGA